TGCCGGGCAGCGTCCAAGGCGTCGTAGTCCAGGCAAGCGCATACACTGGCTTACTTTCATGTTCAAAATTTTTCAATTTGAATTTAACGGTGACGGCAAGATCAGAAATATCTTTATAGCCTTGGGTGACTTCAAAATTAGACAGTGTAGTTTCGCAGCGTGGACAAATGTGCATGGAACGATGTTCTTGAAACACCAACCCTTTGTCCCAAAGTTGTTTAAACACCCACCAGACCGAATCCATATATTCCAAATCCATGGTTTTGTACGAATTTTCCATATCCACCCATCGGCCAAGCCGCGGTATTACTTTTTGCCACTCATCGGCGTAACGTAAAACTAAATCGCGTGCCGTTTGGTTAAATTTTTTAATGCCGAGCTTTTCTATATCTTTTTTGGTTTTCAAGTTTAATTCTTGTTCCACAATGTTTTCAATTGGTAGCCCGTGGCAATCCCAACCCCACCGGCGTTCCACCCGGTGACCGCGCATGGTCCAAAAGCGGGGCACTACATCTTTTATAAAAGAAGCTGGTAAATGTCCGTAGTGCGGAGTGCCGGTGGCAAACGGCGGCCCATCATAAAAAACATACGACCGTTTAGCCGGCCGCATTTCTACTGATTTCTCAAAGATTTTATTCTTTTGCCAAAAAGTTAGAATAGCTTCCTCTTTTTTAACAAAATCAGGTTTTTTGTCTGGCATTGTTATTAATATCTTAGATTTGTCATCCTGAACCATGTGCTCAGCTTGACTGGGTATTGTTTCAGGATCTCTATCTAATAGAGATTCCGGATCAAGTCCGGAATGACACTAAGTTTTGTCATAAAGTAGGATTTATACTACTAACTTTGGGTCCTTTCGTCAATAATAGTTGACCTTTTTTTAATCCTGCGGTAAAACAGTAGGAAGCTTTCTAGCTGTATGGTGCTTTGCACCAGGAGGGCGTATGACTGAAGAGGTCGGGATGTCGTATTCCGAATTCAGAAACCTGGCGGTTCCGGGAACGTCAGCTATTATCCGCACGAAAAGCGGAGAAAAGGTGCCGGTCACGGTCAAGAAGGTGTGCTCGTCGGCGGTGGAATTCACTGACGGGCGGACCCTCGAATCGCTCGGCGGGCATGGTGTCTGTTTGGGGTCCTTACCCATTGAGGACATAGTCCCGCTGTAGCGGCCGTCATCACCTCAGGCCGGGAGCCCACACGGGCGCCCGGCCGATTCTTTTTATATAACAAACTACAGATTTAAATATATTTATATCAACGTACTAGTACGATGATTATATTTAAAAAAATAAAAACTTGGGAGAGGTTGGGCCTAAAATTAGAGCGGTAAAAGCACCTTGACCTTTTCCGCTAGTTGAGATGGCGTGACGTTTGATTTAACAATGTAATCTTGAGCGCCAAGTTTTAAACCTTTTTCCACTTCAGAGGGTTGCGACAAATTTGAAAAAATTACAATTGGGATTTTTTTGGTTGACGGGTTTACTTTCAATTCCCTGATTAGTGTATAGCCATCCACTTGAGGCATAACTAAATCAAGCAAAATTAAATTTGGCAAATGATTTAGCGCTTGGCTTAATCCTTCTTCGCCATTAGAGGCCAAAATGACATTATAGCCTTCTTTAATTAAACGGATTTGATACAAATCTAATAGCGCGTTTTCGTCTTCAACTATCAATATAGTT
The sequence above is drawn from the Candidatus Buchananbacteria bacterium CG10_big_fil_rev_8_21_14_0_10_42_9 genome and encodes:
- a CDS encoding isoleucine--tRNA ligase, translated to MPDKKPDFVKKEEAILTFWQKNKIFEKSVEMRPAKRSYVFYDGPPFATGTPHYGHLPASFIKDVVPRFWTMRGHRVERRWGWDCHGLPIENIVEQELNLKTKKDIEKLGIKKFNQTARDLVLRYADEWQKVIPRLGRWVDMENSYKTMDLEYMDSVWWVFKQLWDKGLVFQEHRSMHICPRCETTLSNFEVTQGYKDISDLAVTVKFKLKNFEHESKPVYALAWTTTPWTLPG
- a CDS encoding response regulator, encoding MAKAKTKPTILIVEDENALLDLYQIRLIKEGYNVILASNGEEGLSQALNHLPNLILLDLVMPQVDGYTLIRELKVNPSTKKIPIVIFSNLSQPSEVEKGLKLGAQDYIVKSNVTPSQLAEKVKVLLPL